The following proteins are co-located in the Polymorphospora rubra genome:
- a CDS encoding DUF402 domain-containing protein: MPYAEGQTVLRRYVRDGRYTWVQPMRVVRDDAAGLLLWHPVGGEYARVVDADGNTQHELSLDLMRDPRLLRQPWLDYDILVLMPPDTAYSVWWFFADGKFAGWYVNLEAPYRRHDDGVDTVDQVLDVRVDPDLTWRWKDEDEFVALTGHPLYFDAATADAVRAVGRQVIALAERAEYPFDGTYVDFTPDPAWPVPRMPAGWDRPDARP; this comes from the coding sequence ATGCCGTACGCCGAGGGTCAGACAGTCCTGCGCAGGTACGTCCGCGACGGCCGCTACACCTGGGTCCAGCCGATGCGGGTCGTCCGCGACGACGCGGCGGGACTCCTGCTGTGGCATCCGGTCGGCGGGGAGTACGCCCGCGTCGTCGACGCCGACGGCAACACCCAGCACGAACTGTCCCTGGACCTGATGCGCGACCCCCGGCTGCTCCGGCAGCCGTGGCTCGACTACGACATCCTGGTGCTGATGCCGCCGGACACGGCGTACTCGGTGTGGTGGTTCTTCGCCGACGGCAAGTTCGCCGGCTGGTACGTCAACCTCGAAGCCCCGTACCGGCGGCACGACGACGGCGTCGACACCGTCGACCAGGTGCTGGACGTCCGGGTCGACCCGGACCTGACCTGGCGGTGGAAGGACGAGGACGAGTTCGTCGCGCTGACCGGGCACCCGCTCTATTTCGACGCCGCCACCGCCGACGCGGTCCGGGCGGTGGGGCGACAGGTGATCGCGCTCGCCGAGCGGGCTGAGTACCCGTTCGACGGCACGTACGTCGACTTCACCCCGGATCCGGCCTGGCCGGTGCCGCGGATGCCGGCCGGCTGGGACCGCCCCGACGCGCGTCCCTGA